From a single Agrobacterium tumefaciens genomic region:
- a CDS encoding methylenetetrahydrofolate reductase, producing MIIKRIMHKLLDISASSIIPASIEASPAQVLGPASLAGLFPQGVRVYLTDTGAASQVRLVDAARHLRDLGYEPVPHLAARRIPSRVEFEEQVKRLAGEAGVSDVLVVGGGVDRPAGPFASSMDMLSSGIFDRYGMKQIAIAGHPEGSPDFSEETAVAALRLKRDFAQRSDATMRIVTQFGFDAARFIAWAEGLVASGIDLPVHIGVSGPAKITTLLKYAALCGVGNSIAYLKKNALSLTTLAKGHSPESVVGPIERHWQANPQGPIRQIHVFPFGGLQNSADWLVNRGSWQTGGADRSASPDSVAV from the coding sequence ATGATAATCAAAAGGATCATGCACAAATTGCTCGACATTTCCGCCTCCTCCATCATCCCCGCCTCCATCGAAGCCTCACCCGCACAGGTGCTTGGCCCGGCAAGCCTTGCCGGTCTCTTTCCGCAGGGCGTGCGTGTCTATCTGACCGACACCGGCGCGGCCTCACAGGTCAGGCTCGTTGATGCGGCGAGACATCTGCGCGATCTCGGTTATGAGCCCGTGCCGCATCTTGCGGCGCGGCGCATCCCGTCGCGCGTGGAGTTTGAGGAACAGGTGAAGCGGCTGGCGGGCGAAGCGGGCGTATCGGATGTGCTGGTTGTCGGCGGCGGCGTCGACAGGCCCGCCGGTCCCTTCGCTTCCAGCATGGATATGCTGTCGTCAGGCATTTTCGACCGCTATGGAATGAAGCAGATCGCCATTGCCGGCCACCCCGAAGGCAGCCCGGATTTCAGCGAGGAGACGGCAGTTGCCGCGCTGCGGCTGAAGCGTGATTTTGCGCAAAGAAGCGATGCGACGATGCGCATCGTCACCCAGTTCGGTTTCGATGCAGCCCGTTTCATCGCCTGGGCGGAAGGGCTTGTTGCATCAGGCATCGACCTGCCGGTGCATATCGGCGTTTCCGGCCCGGCCAAGATCACGACGCTGTTGAAATATGCAGCACTTTGCGGTGTCGGCAATTCCATCGCTTATCTGAAGAAAAACGCGCTCTCCCTCACAACGCTGGCAAAGGGTCATTCGCCGGAAAGCGTCGTCGGACCGATCGAGCGGCACTGGCAGGCCAATCCGCAAGGGCCGATCCGGCAAATTCACGTCTTTCCCTTTGGCGGCTTGCAGAATTCGGCCGACTGGCTGGTCAATCGCGGAAGCTGGCAAACGGGCGGCGCCGACCGTTCGGCATCGCCGGATTCCGTCGCGGTTTGA
- a CDS encoding LysR family transcriptional regulator, whose amino-acid sequence MISIYKSKYLKVRAMTVTFRQPLPLLDNDILRTFVAIAETGNFSTAAEVVFRTPSAVSMQIKKLEEQLKTTLFLRDARSVTLTAHGETLLTYARRMIALSNEAVSRFVMPELSGVVRLGAPEDIGERGLLPGILKRFAEAFPGIMIDVTIDSSSNLYKRMDEQRLDLALVNCASHPLRDTGEVLMRERLVWAGAKCGTAYLRDPLPISIWEEGCIWRSEAINSLERRGRNFRVAYLSGHTMAQRAAIAADLAIAPLPRSYVLNDMVILGDKEGLPELGCFDIRLIMGDKASRPVLAVAESIRSAFVEVAKAA is encoded by the coding sequence ATGATATCCATCTATAAATCAAAATATTTGAAGGTACGTGCCATGACCGTAACTTTCCGCCAACCGCTGCCGTTGCTGGATAACGACATATTGAGAACCTTCGTCGCGATTGCGGAAACGGGAAATTTCTCCACCGCTGCGGAAGTGGTGTTCAGGACGCCCTCAGCCGTTTCCATGCAGATCAAGAAGCTTGAGGAACAGTTGAAGACGACATTGTTCCTGCGCGATGCCCGCTCGGTAACATTGACCGCGCATGGGGAGACGCTGCTGACCTATGCGCGCCGCATGATCGCGCTCTCCAATGAAGCCGTGTCACGTTTCGTCATGCCCGAGCTATCCGGTGTGGTGCGTCTCGGCGCGCCGGAGGATATCGGGGAGCGTGGCCTGCTGCCGGGCATTCTCAAGCGCTTTGCCGAGGCTTTCCCCGGCATCATGATCGACGTCACCATCGATTCCAGCTCCAATCTCTACAAGCGGATGGACGAGCAACGGCTTGATCTTGCGCTCGTCAACTGTGCCTCGCATCCGCTCAGGGATACGGGCGAGGTTTTGATGCGCGAACGTCTCGTCTGGGCGGGTGCAAAATGCGGCACCGCTTATCTGCGTGACCCTCTACCGATTTCGATCTGGGAAGAAGGCTGCATCTGGCGTTCGGAGGCGATCAATTCGCTGGAGAGGCGCGGGCGCAATTTCCGGGTGGCTTATCTCAGCGGCCATACGATGGCGCAGCGCGCGGCGATTGCCGCCGATCTTGCCATCGCGCCGCTGCCGCGATCCTATGTGTTAAACGACATGGTCATTCTGGGCGACAAGGAAGGCCTGCCGGAACTCGGCTGCTTCGATATTCGCCTGATCATGGGCGACAAGGCGTCGCGTCCGGTGCTTGCGGTGGCGGAGAGCATTCGCAGCGCCTTTGTCGAGGTTGCCAAGGCGGCGTAA
- a CDS encoding DUF1127 domain-containing protein, which yields MTMIHYLPAANRSPHRPSSGGWLHRLSGHVSALYRSWRRARMLRALEALPPETLKDIGWPTTDNYRTNAIRK from the coding sequence ATGACCATGATACACTATCTCCCGGCGGCGAACCGCTCTCCGCATCGTCCCTCTTCCGGCGGCTGGCTTCACCGCCTGTCAGGCCACGTTTCCGCTCTTTACAGATCATGGCGTCGTGCACGGATGCTGCGCGCACTTGAGGCATTGCCGCCTGAAACATTGAAGGATATCGGATGGCCGACGACAGACAATTACCGCACAAACGCCATCCGCAAATGA
- a CDS encoding GlxA family transcriptional regulator: protein MSKNSQKKRSIVFFLIPQFTMLPFAAAVETLRIANRMLGYQAYEWRIASLDGQKVMSSSGICLEVDTCLADERRYVTGENRAEMAIICSGIDVDQHINKSVNAWLREAYNRGIAIGSLCTAAHILAQAGLLNGKRCAIHWENLPGFSEAFPQVEVYADLFEVDSNIYTCAGGTASLDMMLSLIGQDFGENLVNRVCEQQLTDRVRSPNDRQRLPLRARLGVQNSKVLSIIELMEGNLAEPLSLLDIADAADLSRRQVERLFRQEMGRSPARYYLEIRLDRARHLLVQSAMPVVEVAVACGFVSASHFSKCYREIYNRTPQQERAERKLLISASRMAMASQGGKAAH, encoded by the coding sequence ATGAGCAAAAACTCCCAGAAGAAACGCTCAATCGTCTTTTTTCTCATTCCGCAATTTACCATGCTGCCCTTTGCCGCAGCGGTTGAAACGCTTCGCATCGCCAACCGAATGTTGGGCTATCAAGCCTATGAATGGCGCATCGCCTCACTCGATGGCCAGAAGGTCATGTCATCGAGCGGCATCTGTCTCGAGGTCGACACCTGTCTCGCTGATGAGCGTCGGTATGTTACCGGCGAGAACCGCGCAGAAATGGCAATCATCTGTTCGGGTATCGATGTGGATCAGCACATCAACAAGTCAGTCAACGCCTGGCTGCGCGAAGCCTATAATCGCGGCATCGCCATCGGCAGCCTCTGTACCGCCGCCCATATCCTTGCGCAGGCTGGCCTGCTGAACGGCAAGCGCTGCGCAATCCACTGGGAAAACCTGCCAGGTTTTTCAGAAGCCTTTCCGCAGGTGGAAGTTTATGCCGACCTTTTCGAAGTCGACAGCAACATCTACACCTGTGCCGGCGGCACGGCCTCGCTTGACATGATGCTGAGCCTGATCGGCCAGGATTTCGGCGAAAACCTCGTCAACCGCGTCTGCGAACAGCAATTGACCGACCGGGTGCGCAGCCCCAATGACCGCCAGCGCCTGCCGCTGCGCGCCCGCCTCGGCGTGCAGAACAGCAAGGTCCTGTCGATCATCGAATTGATGGAAGGCAATCTCGCCGAGCCGCTGTCGCTGCTTGACATAGCCGATGCCGCCGATCTGTCACGCCGGCAGGTGGAACGCCTGTTCCGTCAGGAAATGGGCCGCTCGCCCGCCCGCTATTACCTTGAAATCCGCCTCGACCGCGCCCGCCACCTGCTCGTGCAATCGGCCATGCCGGTGGTCGAAGTCGCCGTCGCCTGCGGTTTCGTCTCGGCCTCGCATTTTTCCAAATGTTATCGCGAAATCTACAATCGCACGCCGCAGCAGGAACGCGCCGAACGCAAGCTCTTGATCAGCGCCTCGCGAATGGCGATGGCGAGCCAGGGTGGCAAAGCCGCGCATTGA
- a CDS encoding NAD(P)H-hydrate dehydratase: MTSLPQLFLIDPDVMARIDAAAGQSGIPLYDLMERAGQAVAASALRHYPQALRFVVLCGGGNNGGDGYVAARVLLQSGAAVAVYHLGDTAALKGDARTAFERSGVTPLPLGDYVPLGGDMVIDAVFGAGLSRDIPSELADVIEAVAKAGVPVLAVDLPSGLCGRRGAPLRASFKAQRTVTFMARKPGHLLMPGRELCGALEVFDIGIPARILAAHAGSVAENHPLVWGHALPRADMETHKFRRGHLTVFSGPTHATGASRMTALAALKAGAGIVTVTAPKAALDVLSMTLTAVMNAPMDNSDDLRLWLEDRRHGTFVLGPGFGDLDKARQFVSLLGDRAVVLDADAITAFKDHTEALFERVTSGTGKFVLTPHEGEFARLFPDLAADAGLSKIEKAQVAAARSGAALVYKGADTVIAAPDGRVLVNTNAPASLATAGSGDVLAGIIGALLAQGAPAFEAAAAGVWLHGEAGNRAGAGMTAEDLAHAVRPFR, translated from the coding sequence ATGACATCCCTTCCACAGCTCTTCCTGATCGACCCTGACGTGATGGCCCGCATCGATGCGGCGGCCGGGCAATCCGGCATTCCGCTGTATGACCTGATGGAGCGGGCGGGGCAGGCGGTTGCCGCCTCGGCCCTGCGCCATTATCCGCAGGCGCTGCGTTTCGTCGTGCTTTGCGGTGGCGGCAATAATGGCGGAGACGGCTATGTCGCGGCGCGGGTGCTTTTGCAGAGCGGCGCGGCCGTTGCGGTTTATCATCTCGGTGATACTGCCGCGCTGAAGGGCGATGCGCGAACGGCATTTGAGCGGAGCGGGGTAACGCCGTTGCCGCTTGGCGATTATGTGCCTCTTGGCGGCGACATGGTGATTGATGCGGTTTTCGGGGCCGGATTGTCGCGTGATATTCCAAGCGAACTTGCCGATGTGATCGAGGCGGTGGCGAAGGCGGGCGTTCCTGTGCTTGCCGTTGATCTGCCTTCGGGCCTTTGCGGCCGCAGGGGTGCGCCTCTCCGTGCCTCATTCAAAGCGCAGCGCACGGTGACGTTCATGGCGCGCAAGCCCGGCCATCTGCTGATGCCGGGGCGGGAGCTGTGCGGGGCGCTGGAAGTCTTCGATATCGGCATTCCCGCCCGCATCCTTGCCGCACATGCGGGATCGGTGGCTGAAAACCATCCGCTTGTCTGGGGGCACGCCTTGCCGCGCGCCGATATGGAGACACACAAGTTCCGGCGTGGGCACCTGACCGTCTTTTCCGGCCCGACCCATGCGACGGGCGCAAGCCGCATGACGGCGCTTGCGGCGCTGAAGGCGGGGGCGGGGATCGTCACTGTCACTGCCCCGAAAGCGGCGCTCGACGTGCTTTCGATGACGCTGACGGCGGTGATGAACGCGCCCATGGACAATAGCGATGATCTTCGGCTTTGGCTGGAGGATCGGCGTCACGGCACTTTCGTTCTCGGCCCGGGTTTTGGTGATCTGGACAAGGCGCGGCAATTCGTGTCCCTGCTCGGAGACAGGGCAGTGGTGCTGGATGCCGATGCGATCACGGCTTTCAAGGATCATACGGAGGCGCTGTTCGAGCGCGTCACGTCCGGCACGGGAAAATTTGTCCTGACGCCGCATGAGGGCGAGTTTGCGCGGCTGTTTCCCGATCTTGCCGCAGATGCCGGATTGAGCAAGATCGAGAAGGCGCAGGTCGCCGCGGCGCGTAGCGGCGCCGCGCTGGTCTACAAGGGCGCGGATACGGTGATCGCCGCGCCGGACGGGCGGGTGCTGGTCAACACCAATGCGCCGGCGAGCCTTGCAACGGCGGGTTCGGGAGATGTGCTGGCCGGTATCATCGGCGCGTTGCTGGCGCAGGGCGCGCCTGCCTTCGAGGCGGCGGCTGCCGGGGTCTGGCTGCATGGTGAGGCGGGCAACAGGGCAGGCGCCGGCATGACGGCGGAGGATCTTGCCCACGCGGTTCGGCCGTTTAGGTGA
- a CDS encoding P-II family nitrogen regulator gives MKKIEAIIKPFKLDEVKEALQEVGLQGITVTEAKGFGRQKGHTELYRGAEYVVDFLPKVKVEVVLADENAEAVIEAIRNAAQTGRIGDGKIFVSNIEEVIRIRTGETGVDAI, from the coding sequence ATGAAAAAGATCGAAGCGATCATTAAGCCTTTCAAGCTCGATGAAGTGAAGGAAGCCCTTCAGGAAGTCGGACTTCAGGGAATCACGGTCACGGAAGCAAAAGGCTTTGGTCGTCAGAAGGGCCACACGGAACTTTACCGCGGTGCGGAGTACGTTGTGGACTTTCTGCCGAAAGTGAAAGTCGAAGTCGTATTGGCGGACGAGAATGCGGAAGCCGTCATTGAGGCGATCCGCAATGCGGCCCAGACCGGACGTATCGGCGACGGAAAGATTTTCGTTTCCAATATCGAGGAAGTCATCCGCATCCGTACCGGTGAAACAGGCGTGGACGCCATATAA
- the glnA gene encoding type I glutamate--ammonia ligase, with the protein MTTANDILKQIKDNDIKFVDLRFTDPKGKLQHVTMDIVCVDEDMFADGVMFDGSSIAGWKAINESDMVLMPDPATAHIDPFFAQSTLVVLCDILDPVSGEAYNRDPRGTAKKAEAYLKASGIGDTVFVGPEPEFFVFDDVKYKADPYNTGFKLDSSELPSNDDTDYETGNLGHRPRVKGGYFPVPPIDSLQDMRSEMLTVLAEMGVVVEKHHHEVAAAQHELGVKFDTLVSSADKMQIYKYVVHQVANAYGKTATFMPKPIFGDNGSGMHVHQSIWKGGKPTFAGDEYAGLSENCLFYIGGIIKHAKAINAFTNPTTNSYKRLVPGYEAPVLLAYSARNRSASCRIPFGSNPKAKRVEVRFPDPTQNPYLGFAAMLMAGLDGIKNKIHPGKPMDKDLYDLPAKELKKIPTVCGSLREALESLDKDRKFLTAGGVFDDDQIDSFIELKMQEVMRFEMTPHPVEFDMYYSA; encoded by the coding sequence ATGACGACCGCAAACGATATCTTGAAGCAGATCAAGGATAACGACATCAAGTTCGTGGACCTGCGCTTTACCGACCCCAAGGGCAAGCTGCAGCACGTCACCATGGATATTGTCTGTGTGGACGAAGACATGTTCGCCGATGGTGTCATGTTCGACGGCTCCTCGATCGCCGGCTGGAAGGCCATCAACGAGTCCGACATGGTGCTGATGCCCGATCCGGCCACCGCCCATATCGACCCGTTCTTCGCCCAGTCCACCCTGGTCGTCCTTTGCGACATTCTCGACCCGGTCTCGGGCGAAGCCTATAACCGCGACCCGCGCGGCACCGCCAAGAAGGCCGAAGCCTACCTCAAGGCATCTGGCATCGGCGACACCGTCTTCGTCGGCCCAGAGCCTGAATTCTTCGTCTTCGACGACGTGAAGTACAAGGCCGACCCTTACAACACCGGCTTCAAGCTGGATTCGTCCGAACTGCCGTCCAACGACGACACGGACTATGAAACCGGCAACCTCGGCCACCGTCCGCGCGTCAAGGGCGGTTATTTCCCGGTTCCGCCGATCGACAGCCTGCAGGACATGCGCTCCGAAATGCTGACGGTTCTGGCCGAAATGGGCGTCGTCGTCGAAAAGCACCACCACGAAGTGGCTGCCGCGCAGCACGAGCTGGGCGTGAAGTTCGACACGCTAGTCTCCAGCGCCGACAAGATGCAGATCTACAAGTACGTCGTGCACCAGGTCGCCAATGCCTATGGCAAGACGGCAACCTTCATGCCGAAGCCGATCTTCGGCGATAACGGCTCGGGCATGCACGTTCACCAGTCGATCTGGAAGGGCGGCAAGCCGACCTTCGCAGGCGACGAATATGCCGGCCTGTCTGAAAACTGCCTCTTCTACATCGGCGGCATCATCAAGCACGCCAAGGCCATCAACGCCTTCACCAACCCGACCACCAACTCCTACAAGCGTCTGGTGCCGGGTTATGAAGCGCCGGTTCTGCTGGCCTATTCCGCCCGCAACCGTTCGGCATCCTGCCGTATTCCCTTCGGCTCCAACCCGAAGGCAAAGCGCGTCGAAGTCCGCTTCCCGGACCCGACCCAGAACCCCTATCTCGGTTTTGCGGCCATGCTGATGGCCGGCCTCGACGGTATCAAGAACAAGATCCACCCCGGCAAGCCGATGGACAAGGACCTTTACGACCTTCCTGCCAAGGAACTGAAAAAGATCCCGACCGTCTGCGGCTCGCTGCGCGAAGCGCTCGAAAGCCTCGACAAGGATCGCAAGTTCCTGACCGCCGGCGGCGTGTTCGACGACGACCAGATCGACTCGTTCATCGAGTTGAAGATGCAGGAAGTCATGCGTTTTGAAATGACCCCGCATCCGGTCGAATTCGACATGTACTACTCGGCCTGA
- a CDS encoding DMT family transporter, producing MSNKPASQQTRLTDWLIFLAVPFFFSSNVIFGRGVVGEVSPFIAAFIRWIGSTLIIAPFMVADWRNCLAFLRHKTLLWLVLGILGMGICGGVVYWGLTMTTAANGTLIYTTSSLFIILFQRIFQGRRIRKLEVAGMIIAFAGVAAIVLKGDMSALWHMNFNIGDFAILTAAIAFAIYSLLLRDPAARQMASFSLFGLIALSGALVLLPPAALELAQGGMLPATPMAWAKIGGIILFASLLAFYCFTHTVRVFGPATAGITLYMMPPVSIIMATFFLGESFETYHAIGIVLVTGGVVIATAPIGRKA from the coding sequence ATGTCAAACAAGCCAGCCTCTCAGCAAACCCGCCTCACGGACTGGCTCATCTTTCTGGCTGTGCCGTTCTTTTTCTCCAGCAACGTCATTTTCGGCCGCGGCGTCGTCGGTGAGGTCTCACCCTTCATCGCCGCCTTCATCCGCTGGATCGGATCAACCCTCATCATCGCGCCGTTCATGGTCGCCGACTGGCGCAACTGCCTGGCTTTCCTGCGCCACAAAACGCTGCTGTGGCTCGTACTCGGCATTCTCGGCATGGGCATCTGCGGCGGCGTGGTCTATTGGGGCCTGACCATGACGACGGCTGCCAACGGCACGCTGATCTACACGACATCGTCGCTGTTCATCATCCTCTTTCAGCGCATCTTTCAGGGCCGACGCATCAGAAAGCTCGAAGTGGCGGGCATGATCATCGCCTTTGCCGGCGTGGCGGCCATCGTGCTCAAGGGCGATATGTCCGCTCTATGGCACATGAATTTCAACATCGGCGATTTCGCAATCCTCACGGCAGCCATCGCCTTTGCGATCTATTCGCTGCTGCTGCGCGACCCGGCGGCCCGGCAGATGGCCTCCTTCAGCCTCTTCGGCCTGATTGCGCTTTCCGGCGCGCTGGTGCTTCTGCCGCCAGCGGCCCTCGAACTGGCGCAGGGCGGAATGCTGCCCGCCACACCGATGGCCTGGGCGAAGATCGGCGGCATCATTCTTTTCGCCTCGCTGCTCGCCTTTTATTGCTTCACCCATACGGTGCGCGTTTTCGGCCCGGCAACGGCCGGCATCACGCTTTATATGATGCCGCCGGTCTCGATCATAATGGCAACGTTTTTCCTTGGGGAGAGCTTCGAGACCTATCACGCCATCGGCATCGTGCTGGTCACCGGCGGTGTGGTCATCGCCACCGCGCCAATCGGCCGGAAGGCCTGA
- the hspQ gene encoding heat shock protein HspQ, translating to MKQRDAKFTLGEIVRHKVFPFRGVVIDVDPEYANTEEWWNAIPADIRPDRDQPFYHLLAENEETEYVAYVSEQNLVHDENETPLRNPNIGRIFDKAPNGEWRPKMSTAH from the coding sequence ATGAAACAAAGAGACGCAAAATTCACGCTTGGCGAGATCGTCCGCCACAAGGTGTTTCCGTTCCGCGGCGTGGTCATTGACGTGGACCCGGAATATGCCAATACCGAGGAATGGTGGAACGCCATTCCCGCCGATATCAGGCCGGATCGCGACCAGCCCTTCTATCATCTTCTGGCGGAAAACGAGGAGACGGAATATGTCGCCTATGTTTCCGAGCAGAACCTCGTCCACGACGAAAACGAGACGCCGCTTAGAAATCCCAATATCGGCCGCATCTTTGACAAGGCGCCGAATGGTGAATGGCGTCCGAAGATGTCGACGGCGCATTGA
- a CDS encoding invasion associated locus B family protein, with translation MMQKANTFTRTALSALVLSLGAVSAPAISQAQDAAPAAQGAGAPPLGWFKTCSKQEDNDVCVVQNVVLAQNGQMITAVGLITVEGKVNRKLLQVSVPTARLIPPGVMMQIDGGKGQKLDYAVCLPDKCTAEVPLTDAMIASLKKGSEVVFTSINFRRAPNPIKIALTGFTGAYDGAAITQSQLAESQRSLQEGMQKKAEEARKKLEAAQDAAKTAPKP, from the coding sequence ATGATGCAAAAGGCAAACACATTCACCCGGACGGCTCTGTCCGCTCTGGTCCTTTCTCTCGGCGCAGTGTCCGCTCCGGCCATCTCGCAGGCACAGGATGCTGCTCCCGCCGCTCAGGGCGCCGGCGCTCCGCCGCTCGGCTGGTTCAAGACCTGCTCCAAGCAGGAAGACAACGATGTCTGCGTCGTGCAGAACGTGGTTCTCGCCCAGAACGGCCAGATGATCACCGCTGTCGGCCTCATCACCGTCGAAGGCAAGGTCAACCGCAAGCTGCTGCAGGTTTCCGTTCCGACCGCGCGTCTCATTCCTCCGGGCGTGATGATGCAGATCGACGGCGGCAAGGGCCAGAAGCTCGATTACGCCGTTTGCCTTCCCGACAAGTGCACGGCTGAAGTTCCGCTGACGGACGCCATGATTGCTTCCTTGAAGAAGGGTAGCGAGGTGGTCTTCACCTCCATCAACTTCCGCCGCGCGCCGAACCCCATCAAGATCGCGCTGACCGGTTTCACCGGTGCTTATGACGGCGCTGCCATCACCCAGTCGCAGCTGGCCGAAAGCCAGCGCAGCCTGCAGGAAGGCATGCAGAAGAAGGCAGAAGAGGCCCGCAAGAAGCTGGAAGCCGCTCAGGACGCCGCCAAGACCGCGCCGAAGCCCTGA
- a CDS encoding extracellular solute-binding protein — protein sequence MRNLAALIPALFLLGSSLLPAGSAQAQPLHGISMHGTPSLPADFRHFPYVNPDVKKGGRISYGVVGTFDSLNPFVLKGMRTTARGVWDPEFGNLLYEPLMQRSSDEPFSLYGLLAETAEWDEERSFIQFNINPKAKWSDGEPVTPDDVIFTFNLLKEKGRPPFNSRLDGVAKMEKIGDHGVRFTFNEKANRETPLILASSTPILPKHAIDPEKFEQAGLGAVVGSGPYRIKTLRPGERITWERNPDYWGKDIPSKVGFENYDEITVTYFLQVTTMFEAFKKGDIDIYPEGDAINGTSDTSHWGQAYNFPAVHRGDIVKDVFQPRLPSGMFGLVFNTRRAVFADEKVREGLSYVLDFEWMNRNILGGAFKRTQSYWQNSPLGAFGNAADARELALLGDAAKTMPPELLAGTYAMPTTDGTGADRKVLKLAVDKLKEAGYSIKNGRMSDANGRQLAFEIMTQNPAQERIALAYQRSLNLIGVAMGIRSVDDGQYQARSNSFDYDMIIRSLPSSLSPGAEQLNRWSSLSRDAQGSFNYAGAANPDIDRMIEALLQARSTEDFQAAVRGYDRLLVAGHYVIPLYYIGAQWIARWKYIDRPDITPISGNQKQTWWDARAQ from the coding sequence ATGCGCAACCTTGCGGCCCTCATCCCCGCATTGTTTCTTTTGGGTTCATCCCTGCTTCCCGCCGGGAGCGCCCAGGCGCAGCCGCTTCACGGCATTTCCATGCACGGCACACCGTCGCTGCCGGCGGACTTCCGGCACTTCCCTTACGTCAATCCGGACGTTAAAAAAGGCGGCCGCATCTCCTATGGCGTCGTCGGCACCTTCGACAGCCTCAACCCCTTCGTTCTCAAGGGAATGCGCACCACCGCGCGCGGCGTCTGGGACCCGGAATTCGGCAACCTGCTCTACGAACCGCTGATGCAGCGTTCCAGCGACGAACCCTTCAGCCTTTATGGCCTGCTGGCCGAAACGGCTGAGTGGGATGAGGAGCGCAGCTTCATCCAGTTCAACATCAATCCGAAGGCGAAATGGTCGGATGGCGAGCCGGTGACGCCCGACGACGTGATCTTCACATTCAATCTCCTGAAGGAGAAAGGCCGCCCCCCCTTCAACAGCCGTCTCGACGGCGTGGCGAAGATGGAAAAAATCGGCGATCACGGCGTGCGTTTCACCTTCAATGAGAAGGCGAACCGCGAAACGCCGCTTATTCTCGCCTCCTCCACCCCCATTTTGCCGAAACATGCAATCGACCCGGAAAAATTCGAACAGGCGGGCCTCGGCGCTGTCGTCGGCTCGGGTCCATACCGAATCAAGACGCTGCGGCCGGGAGAACGAATCACCTGGGAGCGGAACCCGGATTATTGGGGCAAGGATATTCCGAGCAAGGTCGGCTTTGAGAATTACGACGAGATAACCGTCACCTATTTCCTTCAGGTCACCACCATGTTCGAGGCCTTCAAGAAGGGCGATATCGACATTTACCCCGAAGGCGACGCCATCAACGGCACCTCCGATACCTCGCATTGGGGGCAGGCTTATAATTTCCCCGCTGTTCATCGCGGCGATATCGTCAAGGATGTGTTCCAGCCGCGGCTGCCTTCAGGCATGTTCGGCCTGGTGTTCAACACCCGCCGCGCCGTCTTTGCCGATGAAAAGGTGCGCGAGGGACTGTCCTATGTGCTCGATTTCGAGTGGATGAACAGGAACATTCTCGGTGGCGCCTTCAAGCGCACGCAGAGCTACTGGCAGAATTCGCCGCTCGGCGCCTTCGGCAATGCCGCCGATGCGCGCGAGCTTGCACTGCTGGGCGATGCGGCGAAAACCATGCCGCCGGAGCTTTTGGCGGGAACCTATGCCATGCCCACCACCGACGGCACCGGTGCGGACCGCAAGGTGCTGAAACTGGCCGTCGATAAGCTGAAAGAGGCCGGATACAGCATCAAGAACGGCAGGATGTCCGACGCCAATGGCCGTCAGCTCGCCTTCGAGATCATGACGCAGAACCCGGCGCAGGAGCGCATAGCGCTTGCCTATCAGCGCTCCCTCAACCTGATCGGCGTCGCCATGGGCATCCGCTCGGTTGATGACGGCCAATATCAGGCCCGCTCAAACAGCTTCGATTATGACATGATCATCCGCTCCCTGCCCTCCTCGCTTTCGCCGGGGGCGGAGCAGCTCAACCGCTGGAGTTCGCTCTCGCGGGATGCGCAGGGCAGCTTCAACTATGCGGGGGCCGCTAATCCCGATATAGACCGGATGATCGAGGCCCTGCTGCAGGCCCGTTCGACGGAAGATTTCCAGGCAGCCGTGCGCGGTTACGACCGCCTGCTGGTTGCCGGTCACTACGTCATTCCGCTCTATTACATCGGTGCGCAGTGGATCGCCCGCTGGAAATATATCGACCGCCCGGATATCACCCCGATATCAGGCAATCAGAAACAGACCTGGTGGGATGCGCGGGCGCAATAA